One segment of Haemophilus influenzae DNA contains the following:
- a CDS encoding DUF2301 domain-containing membrane protein: MADPHIKSPMDFLDNLTVIIYRTGFVIAALAVLTVSWYPDLSLIFILIAATCCASSLHIYLKSFRLLFQFATWIGLLFYINHYPALALGGVLLTLGGLCFKEYFCFRVPLLNLQPIFVACLWFSWVLNNLIALRIFSIISGVLLFVLAIQKWRMPLHFDIGDKTKYQI; encoded by the coding sequence ATGGCTGATCCACATATTAAATCACCGATGGATTTTTTAGATAATCTGACTGTTATTATTTACCGCACTGGTTTTGTGATAGCAGCGTTGGCTGTTCTTACAGTAAGCTGGTATCCAGATTTGTCACTTATATTTATATTAATTGCGGCAACCTGTTGTGCCTCTTCGTTACATATTTATCTCAAATCCTTCCGATTGCTTTTTCAATTTGCTACTTGGATAGGATTACTTTTTTATATTAATCATTATCCTGCTTTGGCTCTTGGTGGTGTGTTACTTACTTTAGGTGGTTTGTGTTTTAAAGAATATTTTTGTTTCCGCGTACCTTTGCTAAATTTACAGCCGATATTTGTGGCTTGCTTGTGGTTTTCATGGGTGTTAAATAATCTTATCGCATTACGCATTTTTTCTATTATTTCTGGCGTATTACTTTTCGTTTTAGCGATACAAAAATGGCGAATGCCTTTGCATTTTGATATTGGAGATAAAACTAAATATCAAATTTAG
- the mpl gene encoding UDP-N-acetylmuramate:L-alanyl-gamma-D-glutamyl-meso-diaminopimelate ligase — protein sequence MKHIHILGICGTFMGGVAMIAKQMGYHVTGSDTNVYPPMSTFLEEQGIEIIPNYDVAQLQPAPNMVIVGNAMKRGNPCVEYVLENNLKYTSGPQWLHDHLLRDRWVLAVSGTHGKTTITGMLTWILEQNGLKPGFLIGGIAGNFGISARLGDSPYFVIEADEYDTAFFDKRSKFVHYNPRTLIVNNISFDHADIFDDLKAIQRQFHHMIRTIPASGLVLSSASEQSAKETLALGCWSQQQFLGKDNEWFAERITNDASHFAVFHYGKKVAEVKWNVVGQHNMHNALIAIAAAYHTGVAIENACKALGSFVNAKRRLEIKGEVNGITVYDDFAHHPEAILATLTALRDKVGGGVRILAVLEPRSNTMKMGVHKDEIAPALGRADAVFMLQPEQLPWEVADIANQCVQPAYWHANLDRLVDMIVAEAQPTDHILVMSNGSFGGIHQKILDKLKLK from the coding sequence ATGAAACATATTCATATCTTAGGTATTTGTGGCACATTTATGGGCGGTGTGGCGATGATTGCTAAACAAATGGGCTATCACGTAACGGGTTCCGATACTAATGTTTACCCTCCAATGAGCACTTTTTTAGAAGAGCAAGGTATCGAGATTATTCCAAATTATGATGTTGCACAATTACAACCTGCGCCTAACATGGTAATTGTTGGTAATGCGATGAAACGCGGTAATCCTTGCGTAGAATATGTGTTGGAAAATAATTTGAAATATACATCTGGCCCTCAATGGTTACATGATCATTTATTGCGAGATCGTTGGGTATTGGCGGTTTCTGGTACGCATGGAAAAACAACGATAACAGGCATGCTAACTTGGATTCTGGAACAAAATGGTTTAAAACCTGGTTTTTTAATCGGTGGCATTGCGGGTAATTTTGGTATTTCAGCTCGTTTAGGGGACAGTCCTTATTTTGTTATTGAAGCTGATGAATATGATACGGCTTTCTTTGATAAACGTTCAAAATTTGTACATTACAATCCGCGTACACTTATCGTAAATAACATTAGTTTTGATCATGCAGATATTTTTGATGATCTCAAAGCGATCCAACGCCAATTTCATCATATGATTCGCACTATTCCGGCAAGTGGCTTGGTATTAAGTTCGGCGAGTGAACAAAGTGCAAAAGAAACGCTGGCATTGGGATGTTGGTCTCAACAGCAATTTTTAGGCAAAGATAACGAGTGGTTTGCTGAACGTATTACAAATGATGCTTCACATTTTGCGGTCTTCCATTATGGAAAAAAAGTGGCAGAAGTAAAATGGAATGTCGTGGGACAACATAATATGCACAATGCATTAATAGCAATAGCTGCTGCTTATCATACTGGCGTTGCTATTGAAAATGCGTGCAAAGCGTTGGGATCTTTTGTAAATGCTAAACGTCGTTTAGAAATAAAAGGTGAAGTTAATGGCATCACTGTTTATGATGATTTTGCTCATCATCCAGAAGCTATTCTTGCTACGCTAACTGCTTTGCGAGATAAAGTAGGTGGCGGAGTGCGAATTCTTGCCGTGCTTGAGCCTCGTTCTAACACAATGAAAATGGGGGTTCATAAAGATGAAATTGCGCCTGCGCTTGGTCGAGCTGATGCCGTGTTTATGCTTCAACCTGAACAACTTCCTTGGGAAGTGGCAGATATTGCAAACCAATGTGTACAACCTGCTTATTGGCACGCAAATTTGGATCGATTAGTGGATATGATTGTTGCAGAGGCTCAACCTACGGATCATATTTTAGTGATGTCTAACGGCAGTTTTGGTGGCATTCATCAAAAAATTCTTGATAAACTAAAACTGAAATAA
- a CDS encoding NCS2 family permease, with protein sequence MPTLEKTFELKQRGSTVRQEIIAGLTTFLAMVYSVIVVPNMLGAAGFPAESVFIATCLVAGLGSILIGLWANAPMAIGCAISLTAFTAFSLVIGQKVAIPVALGAVFLMGVVFTLISATGIRAWILRNLPASIAHGAGIGIGLFLLLIAANGVGLVVSNQAGLPVKLGDFTSFPVMMSLIGLALIIGLEKMKIKGGILWVIIAITIVGLIFDPNVKFGGEIFKMPTFGENSLFLQLDFIGALQPAILPVVFALVMTAVFDATGTIRAVAGQADLLDKDGQIINGGKALTSDSISSLFSGLFGTAPAAVYIESAAGTAAGGKTGITAIVVGVLFLLMLFFQPLAFLVPGYATAPALMYVGLLMLSNVSKLDFDDFVGAMSGLICAVFIVLTANIVTGIMLGFAALVIGRIVSGDIKRLNVGTVIIAIVLVAFYAAGWAI encoded by the coding sequence ATGCCAACTTTAGAAAAAACATTTGAACTCAAACAACGTGGTTCAACTGTTCGTCAAGAAATTATCGCGGGTTTAACCACGTTCTTAGCAATGGTTTATTCTGTAATTGTGGTACCCAATATGCTCGGTGCTGCAGGTTTTCCTGCGGAATCTGTCTTTATTGCCACCTGTTTAGTTGCAGGATTAGGCTCTATCTTAATTGGCTTATGGGCAAATGCACCAATGGCAATTGGTTGTGCAATTTCTCTTACTGCTTTTACAGCATTTAGCTTAGTAATCGGTCAAAAGGTCGCCATTCCTGTTGCCCTAGGCGCAGTATTCTTAATGGGGGTTGTGTTTACCTTAATTTCTGCCACAGGTATCCGTGCATGGATTTTGCGTAATTTACCAGCCAGTATCGCTCACGGAGCAGGCATTGGTATCGGACTTTTTTTACTTTTAATTGCGGCAAACGGCGTTGGTTTAGTTGTCAGCAACCAAGCTGGCTTGCCAGTAAAATTAGGCGATTTTACTTCATTCCCAGTAATGATGTCCTTAATTGGTTTAGCGTTAATTATTGGTCTTGAAAAAATGAAAATTAAAGGCGGTATTTTATGGGTCATTATCGCTATTACTATCGTCGGTTTAATTTTTGATCCAAATGTAAAATTTGGCGGAGAAATTTTCAAAATGCCAACTTTTGGCGAAAACTCTCTTTTCTTACAATTAGACTTTATAGGCGCATTACAACCTGCAATCTTGCCAGTGGTATTTGCTCTCGTGATGACCGCAGTATTTGACGCGACTGGTACAATTCGTGCAGTGGCAGGTCAAGCCGACTTGCTTGATAAGGATGGTCAAATTATCAATGGCGGTAAAGCCCTAACTTCAGACTCAATCAGTAGCTTATTCTCAGGTTTATTCGGTACAGCACCAGCTGCCGTTTATATTGAGTCAGCAGCAGGAACAGCTGCTGGCGGTAAAACAGGTATTACCGCTATCGTTGTTGGTGTGTTATTCCTATTAATGCTTTTCTTCCAACCATTAGCTTTCTTAGTGCCAGGCTACGCAACTGCCCCAGCATTAATGTACGTTGGTCTATTAATGTTGAGTAACGTAAGCAAATTAGATTTCGATGATTTCGTTGGCGCGATGAGCGGATTAATCTGCGCAGTATTTATCGTGCTTACCGCTAACATCGTAACTGGTATTATGTTAGGTTTTGCGGCATTAGTGATTGGAAGAATTGTGAGTGGCGATATTAAACGCTTAAATGTAGGCACTGTGATTATTGCAATCGTACTCGTTGCATTCTATGCAGCCGGTTGGGCGATTTAA
- a CDS encoding peroxiredoxin C, translating to MVLVTRQAPDFTSSAVLGNGEIVDNFNFKKHIAGKAAVIFFYPLDFTFVCPSELIAFDHRYEEFKKRDVEVVGVSIDSQFTHNAWRNTPTENGGIGQVKYALAADVKHEIAQAYGIEHPEAGVALRASFLIDKNGVVRHQVVNDLPLGRNIDEMLRMVDALQFHEEHGDVCPAQWEKGKEGMKDNPEGVAKYLKQNTDKL from the coding sequence ATGGTATTAGTAACCCGTCAAGCACCAGATTTTACTTCATCTGCTGTATTAGGCAATGGCGAAATCGTTGATAACTTCAACTTTAAAAAACACATTGCTGGAAAAGCTGCAGTAATCTTTTTCTATCCGTTAGACTTTACCTTTGTTTGCCCTTCTGAGTTAATCGCATTTGACCACCGTTATGAAGAGTTCAAAAAACGTGACGTAGAAGTAGTTGGTGTTTCTATCGACTCTCAATTCACTCACAATGCATGGCGTAACACTCCAACTGAAAATGGTGGTATCGGTCAAGTTAAATATGCATTAGCAGCAGACGTAAAACATGAAATTGCTCAAGCATACGGTATTGAACATCCAGAAGCTGGCGTTGCACTGCGTGCTTCATTCTTAATCGACAAAAATGGCGTAGTTCGTCACCAAGTAGTAAACGATCTTCCATTAGGTCGTAACATTGATGAAATGTTACGTATGGTTGATGCATTACAATTCCATGAAGAACACGGTGATGTATGCCCAGCACAATGGGAAAAAGGTAAAGAAGGGATGAAAGATAACCCAGAAGGCGTTGCAAAATACTTAAAACAAAACACAGATAAACTTTAA
- the metC gene encoding cystathionine beta-lyase — MRAKYHLSTTFIHSGRQKRFSQGAVNPVLQRASSLVFDSIEDKKYATKNRAKGELFYGRRGTLTHFALQDLMCEMEGGAGCYLYPCGAAAVTNSILSFVKTGDHVLMSGATYEPTQDFCNIVLKKMQIDTTYYDPLIGADIATLIQPNTKVLFLEAPSSITMEIPDIPTIVKAARTVNPNIVIMIDNTWSAGVLFKALEHDIDISIQAGTKYLVGHSDIMIGTAVANARTWDQLREHSYLMGQMVDADSAYTTARGIRTLGVRLKQHQESSIKVAKWLSEQPEVKTVYHPALPSCPGHKFFLRDFSGSSGLFSFELTQRLTSEQVSKFMDHFELFTMAYSWGGFESLILCNQPEEIAHIRPNIKRNLTGSLIRVHIGFEDVDELIVDLKAGFERIA; from the coding sequence ATGCGAGCAAAATATCATCTTTCAACAACATTTATTCATTCAGGTCGTCAGAAGCGTTTTTCTCAGGGCGCGGTAAATCCTGTATTACAGCGAGCTTCTTCATTAGTATTTGACAGTATTGAAGATAAAAAATATGCAACAAAAAATCGTGCTAAAGGCGAGTTATTTTATGGTCGTCGTGGGACGCTAACACATTTTGCGTTACAAGATTTAATGTGCGAAATGGAGGGGGGAGCAGGCTGTTATCTTTATCCTTGTGGTGCAGCAGCTGTCACTAATTCGATTCTTTCTTTTGTTAAAACTGGCGATCATGTATTGATGAGCGGAGCCACTTATGAGCCAACTCAGGATTTCTGTAATATTGTGCTGAAAAAAATGCAGATCGATACAACTTATTACGATCCACTTATTGGTGCTGATATTGCAACACTTATTCAACCGAATACAAAAGTACTTTTTTTAGAAGCACCGAGTTCTATCACAATGGAAATTCCCGATATTCCGACTATTGTGAAAGCTGCAAGAACGGTGAATCCTAATATTGTGATTATGATTGATAATACTTGGTCGGCAGGTGTTCTATTTAAAGCGTTAGAGCATGACATTGATATTTCTATTCAAGCGGGGACGAAATATTTAGTGGGGCATTCTGATATTATGATTGGTACTGCCGTTGCGAATGCGCGAACTTGGGATCAACTTAGAGAACATTCCTATTTAATGGGGCAAATGGTGGATGCGGATTCTGCTTATACGACTGCTCGTGGTATTCGTACATTGGGTGTACGATTAAAACAACATCAGGAAAGCAGTATTAAAGTAGCAAAATGGTTGAGTGAGCAACCAGAAGTAAAAACGGTGTATCATCCAGCCTTACCAAGTTGCCCCGGTCATAAATTCTTTTTACGTGATTTTAGTGGAAGCAGTGGTTTATTTTCTTTTGAATTAACCCAGCGATTAACCTCAGAGCAAGTATCAAAATTTATGGATCATTTTGAGCTTTTCACTATGGCTTATTCATGGGGAGGGTTTGAGTCTTTGATTCTTTGCAATCAACCAGAAGAAATTGCACATATTCGTCCAAATATTAAACGTAACCTTACGGGTTCATTAATTCGTGTGCATATCGGCTTTGAAGATGTAGATGAATTGATTGTAGATTTAAAAGCTGGATTTGAGCGAATTGCCTAA
- the znuA gene encoding zinc ABC transporter substrate-binding protein ZnuA: MKKLLKISAISTALLSAPMMANADVLASVKPLGFIVSSIAEGVTGTQILVPAGASPHDYNLKLSDIQKVKSADLVVWVGEDIDSFLDKPISQIERKKVITIADLADVKPLLIQAHHEHFHEDGDHDHDHKHEHKHDHKHDHDHDHKNEHKHDHKLDHDHKHEHEHDHDHKHDHEHHDHDHHEGLTTNWHVWYSPAISKIVAQKVADKLTAQFPDKKDLIAKNLSDFNRTLAEQSEKITAQLANVKDKGFYVFHDAYGYFNDAYGLKQTGYFTINPLVAPGAKTLAHIKEEIDEHKVNCLFAEPQFTPKVIESLAKNTKVNVGQLDPIGDKVTLGKNSYATFLQSTADSYMECLAK; this comes from the coding sequence ATGAAAAAACTTTTAAAAATTAGTGCCATTTCTACCGCACTTTTAAGCGCACCAATGATGGCAAATGCCGATGTATTGGCATCAGTAAAACCTTTGGGCTTTATTGTTTCGTCTATTGCAGAGGGTGTAACTGGCACACAAATTCTTGTGCCTGCTGGAGCATCTCCGCATGACTACAATTTGAAATTATCTGATATTCAAAAAGTAAAATCTGCAGATTTAGTAGTATGGGTTGGTGAAGACATTGATTCATTTTTAGACAAGCCAATTAGTCAAATTGAACGTAAAAAAGTGATTACCATTGCCGATCTTGCGGATGTTAAACCTTTATTAATTCAAGCTCACCACGAGCATTTCCATGAAGATGGCGATCATGATCATGACCATAAGCACGAACACAAACATGATCATAAACACGACCATGATCACGATCATAAGAACGAACACAAACATGATCATAAACTCGACCATGATCATAAGCACGAACACGAACACGATCACGACCATAAACACGATCACGAACATCATGATCACGATCATCACGAGGGTTTAACAACAAACTGGCACGTTTGGTATTCTCCCGCTATCAGCAAAATTGTTGCACAAAAAGTAGCGGATAAATTAACTGCACAATTCCCAGACAAAAAAGATTTGATTGCAAAAAATCTTTCAGATTTTAACCGCACTTTGGCAGAACAAAGTGAAAAAATCACAGCACAACTGGCGAATGTAAAAGACAAAGGTTTCTACGTTTTCCACGATGCTTATGGTTATTTCAACGATGCTTATGGATTAAAACAAACGGGTTACTTTACCATCAATCCATTAGTTGCTCCGGGTGCAAAAACTTTAGCACACATTAAAGAAGAAATTGATGAACATAAAGTAAATTGCTTATTCGCAGAGCCTCAATTTACACCAAAAGTGATCGAGTCTTTAGCGAAAAATACTAAAGTCAATGTAGGACAACTCGACCCAATTGGCGATAAAGTCACTTTAGGCAAAAATTCTTATGCAACATTCTTGCAATCTACCGCAGATAGTTACATGGAATGTTTAGCTAAATAA
- the pgsA gene encoding CDP-diacylglycerol--glycerol-3-phosphate 3-phosphatidyltransferase, with the protein MKFNIPIFLTVFRVILIPFFVIAFYLPIESSPFITTFIFFIAGVTDWLDGYLARKWKQTTRFGAFLDPVADKVMVVAALVLIVEYKHSLWITIPAIIMISREIIISALREWMAELGERNKVAVSWWGKWKTTAQMLALGGLLWRYNNYMEIAAIILLYIAAILTIWSMIQYLQAAKGSLLDNIQL; encoded by the coding sequence ATGAAATTTAATATTCCTATTTTCCTAACGGTGTTTCGCGTAATTCTGATTCCGTTTTTCGTGATTGCATTTTATTTACCTATCGAATCTTCCCCTTTTATTACTACATTCATATTCTTTATTGCTGGCGTTACTGATTGGCTTGATGGCTATTTGGCTCGTAAATGGAAACAAACTACAAGATTTGGGGCTTTTTTAGATCCTGTTGCTGATAAAGTAATGGTTGTTGCAGCCTTAGTGCTAATCGTTGAATATAAACACTCTCTTTGGATTACGATTCCTGCTATTATTATGATTTCTCGCGAAATTATAATTTCCGCATTACGTGAATGGATGGCTGAACTTGGAGAACGTAATAAAGTTGCAGTATCTTGGTGGGGAAAATGGAAAACCACAGCACAAATGTTAGCACTAGGTGGATTATTATGGCGTTATAACAACTATATGGAAATAGCAGCAATTATCTTGCTTTATATCGCCGCTATTTTAACTATATGGTCAATGATCCAATATTTACAAGCAGCAAAAGGAAGCTTGCTAGATAATATTCAATTATAA
- a CDS encoding inorganic diphosphatase encodes MADFNQILTPGDVDAGIINVVNEIPEGSCHKIEWNRKVAAFQLDRVEPAIFAKPTNYGFIPQTLDEDGDELDVLLITRQPLATGVFLEAKVIGVMKFVDDGEVDDKIVCVPADDRDTGNAYNSLADLPANLIKQIEFHFNNYKALKKPGSTKVTHWGDVEEAKEVIRESIKRWNER; translated from the coding sequence ATGGCTGATTTTAATCAAATTTTAACGCCAGGCGATGTAGATGCTGGCATTATCAATGTAGTAAACGAAATTCCAGAAGGTAGCTGCCATAAAATCGAATGGAATCGTAAAGTTGCGGCATTCCAATTAGATCGTGTTGAGCCAGCAATTTTCGCAAAACCAACTAACTATGGTTTTATTCCACAAACTTTAGATGAAGATGGCGATGAGTTAGATGTGTTATTAATCACTCGCCAACCATTAGCAACGGGTGTATTCCTTGAAGCTAAAGTAATTGGTGTCATGAAATTTGTTGATGATGGCGAAGTGGATGACAAAATCGTTTGTGTTCCAGCAGATGATCGTGATACAGGCAATGCCTACAATTCATTAGCAGATTTACCTGCGAATTTAATTAAACAAATTGAATTCCACTTCAATAACTACAAAGCACTTAAAAAACCAGGTTCAACTAAAGTGACCCATTGGGGCGATGTAGAAGAAGCGAAAGAAGTGATTCGTGAGTCTATTAAACGTTGGAATGAGCGTTAA
- a CDS encoding ABC transporter permease: protein MNAKKLSIMHSAYFWIILSLLAFALLPSNALDYGLFESTSDEYLEAMGWASFNLTWAWFLPVIVYGALPLLRLPRQTQAKTELFLTALSVLFMFISATLYKISMGYSVIVLLVGYTALATLSLAKLKVMQGDKFIIASLLCIILLIFFFIVYPTLAIFVSMFYDGDTFSPQQVMRILTQSYIVRVITNSLFLSGFVGIVSTVFGLAFALYTTRIARRTAFIGKIFSILPIVTPPFVVGLGVTLMLGRSGYVTEFLSEYFGFSSHNWLYGFNGIAIAQILAFTPISFMILDGALKSVHPSIEEASYTLRANRYQTFYQIIFPLLRPALANSFLIVFIQSLADFSNPLVLGGSFDVIATQIYFYIAGSQLDYASASTLGSMLLIFSLAIFIIQYLWIGNRSYVTVSGKSYRGDVQELPNGLKYTIIGMLGFWVIFNMALYGSIFYGSFTVNWGVDYTLTLKNYAMLFGQGLSDGAWPSLINTLIYAGIAAPLTAFFGLLIAYIVVRKDFQGKKSLEFLTMLCFAVPGTVAGVSYILAFNNAPLYITGTGIIVIISMVMRDLPIGMRAAIAGLGQLDKSLDEASLSLKGSSWKTLCFIVLPLLKPALLSALVTSFVRAMTTVSAIIFLVTADTRVATAYILNRVEDGEYGIAIAYGSILIVVMMAIILFFDWIVGDTRISRSKAKKMN, encoded by the coding sequence ATGAACGCAAAAAAACTTTCCATAATGCATTCCGCTTATTTTTGGATTATTTTATCCTTGTTGGCGTTTGCGCTTCTGCCCTCCAATGCACTTGATTACGGTTTGTTTGAAAGTACTTCAGATGAATATTTAGAGGCAATGGGTTGGGCTTCTTTCAATTTAACTTGGGCTTGGTTTCTGCCTGTTATTGTGTATGGTGCTTTGCCGTTATTGAGATTGCCACGGCAAACCCAAGCAAAAACAGAGCTATTTTTGACCGCACTTTCTGTACTGTTTATGTTTATCAGTGCGACGCTGTACAAAATTAGTATGGGCTATTCTGTGATTGTGTTGCTTGTGGGATATACCGCATTGGCGACACTTTCATTGGCAAAACTGAAAGTAATGCAAGGGGATAAGTTTATTATTGCTTCTTTACTTTGCATTATTTTGTTGATTTTCTTCTTTATTGTTTATCCAACATTGGCAATTTTCGTTTCAATGTTTTATGACGGCGATACCTTTTCGCCACAGCAAGTGATGCGTATTTTAACGCAGAGCTATATTGTTCGTGTAATTACCAATTCGCTTTTCTTATCAGGCTTTGTGGGCATCGTTTCTACTGTATTTGGTTTAGCCTTTGCACTTTATACCACACGTATCGCTCGTAGAACGGCATTTATCGGAAAAATTTTCTCTATTTTGCCAATTGTTACGCCCCCATTTGTTGTAGGACTTGGGGTTACTTTAATGCTCGGACGTTCTGGTTATGTAACAGAATTTTTAAGTGAATATTTTGGTTTTTCTAGTCATAACTGGCTTTATGGTTTTAATGGGATTGCGATTGCGCAAATTCTCGCATTTACCCCGATTTCTTTTATGATTTTAGACGGTGCATTAAAATCAGTTCATCCTTCTATTGAAGAAGCCTCTTATACGTTGCGTGCTAATCGTTATCAAACTTTCTATCAGATTATTTTTCCGTTACTGCGTCCAGCATTAGCAAATTCTTTCTTAATTGTATTCATTCAATCATTGGCGGACTTTAGTAATCCTTTAGTGTTGGGTGGCAGTTTTGATGTAATTGCCACACAAATTTATTTCTATATTGCGGGTTCACAACTTGATTATGCTTCAGCCAGTACTTTAGGTTCGATGTTGTTAATTTTCTCGTTGGCGATTTTTATCATTCAATATCTTTGGATTGGTAACCGCTCTTATGTCACTGTTTCGGGGAAATCTTATCGTGGAGATGTGCAAGAGCTGCCAAACGGCTTGAAATATACTATCATCGGTATGCTTGGCTTCTGGGTAATCTTTAATATGGCACTTTACGGTAGCATTTTCTATGGAAGCTTCACTGTAAACTGGGGCGTAGATTACACTTTAACCTTGAAAAACTATGCCATGTTATTCGGGCAAGGATTGAGCGATGGGGCGTGGCCGTCACTAATCAATACCTTAATTTATGCAGGTATTGCTGCGCCATTAACCGCATTCTTTGGATTATTAATTGCCTATATTGTGGTGCGTAAAGATTTCCAAGGTAAAAAATCCCTTGAGTTCTTAACCATGCTTTGCTTTGCCGTGCCTGGGACTGTGGCAGGGGTATCTTATATTTTAGCGTTCAACAATGCACCGCTTTATATTACGGGTACGGGCATTATCGTGATTATTTCAATGGTAATGCGTGATTTACCAATTGGTATGCGAGCAGCGATTGCAGGGCTAGGACAACTTGATAAATCCCTTGATGAAGCATCGCTTTCTTTAAAAGGGAGTTCGTGGAAAACATTGTGCTTTATCGTCTTGCCATTATTAAAACCAGCGTTGCTTTCAGCGCTTGTGACTAGTTTCGTTCGTGCAATGACGACAGTAAGTGCAATTATATTCTTAGTGACAGCAGACACTCGCGTTGCTACCGCATATATTTTAAATCGTGTGGAAGACGGAGAATACGGCATCGCAATTGCATACGGTTCTATTTTAATTGTTGTGATGATGGCAATTATTTTATTCTTCGACTGGATTGTAGGCGATACGCGTATCTCTCGTTCTAAAGCGAAAAAAATGAATTAA
- the fbpC gene encoding ferric ABC transporter ATP-binding protein, which produces MSNNDFLVLKNITKAFGKAVVIDNLDLTIKRGTMVTLLGPSGCGKTTVLRLVAGLENPTSGQIFIDGEDVTKSSIQNRDICIVFQSYALFPHMSIGDNVGYGLKMQGISKEERAQRVKEALELVDLAGFEDRFVDQISGGQQQRVALARALVLKPKVLLFDEPLSNLDANLRRSMREKIRELQQRLGITSLYVTHDQTEAFAVSDEVIVMHKGKIMQKAPAKELYLRPNSLFLANFMGESSIFDGKLENGVVDINGYHVPLKDAAQFNLPDGECLVGIRPEAIYLAAEGNDAQRCEIKSAVYMGNHWEVVANWAGKDLLVNCKPEDFNADLKQAYVNLSDHGIFLLKKE; this is translated from the coding sequence ATGAGTAATAATGATTTCTTAGTATTAAAAAATATCACAAAAGCATTTGGTAAAGCGGTCGTCATTGATAATTTAGATTTAACGATCAAACGTGGCACGATGGTAACATTGTTAGGGCCATCAGGCTGTGGTAAAACCACCGTATTACGTTTAGTGGCAGGGTTAGAAAATCCAACTTCAGGTCAAATTTTTATTGATGGCGAAGACGTAACAAAATCCTCTATTCAAAATCGAGATATTTGCATTGTCTTCCAATCTTACGCACTTTTCCCGCATATGAGCATTGGCGATAACGTTGGCTACGGCTTAAAAATGCAGGGCATTAGCAAAGAAGAACGCGCCCAACGTGTAAAAGAGGCTTTAGAATTGGTGGATTTAGCAGGCTTTGAAGATCGTTTCGTGGATCAAATTTCGGGTGGGCAACAACAACGTGTCGCATTGGCTCGTGCTTTGGTATTGAAACCAAAAGTCCTATTGTTTGATGAACCATTAAGTAATTTAGATGCAAATTTACGCCGTTCAATGCGTGAAAAAATCCGTGAATTGCAACAACGTTTAGGCATTACCTCGCTTTATGTGACACACGACCAAACAGAGGCCTTTGCGGTATCTGATGAAGTTATCGTTATGCATAAAGGTAAAATTATGCAAAAAGCGCCAGCGAAAGAGCTTTATTTACGACCAAATTCTCTGTTCTTAGCAAACTTTATGGGCGAATCCAGTATTTTCGATGGAAAATTAGAAAATGGCGTGGTGGATATTAATGGCTATCATGTACCTTTAAAAGACGCTGCACAGTTTAATTTACCCGATGGCGAATGCTTAGTTGGTATTCGTCCAGAAGCAATTTATCTTGCTGCAGAGGGCAATGATGCTCAACGTTGCGAGATTAAAAGTGCGGTCTATATGGGCAACCATTGGGAAGTGGTTGCAAACTGGGCAGGAAAAGATTTATTGGTAAATTGTAAACCAGAAGATTTTAATGCCGATTTAAAACAAGCTTATGTCAATTTATCTGATCATGGAATTTTCTTATTGAAGAAAGAGTAG